One genomic segment of Clostridium estertheticum subsp. estertheticum includes these proteins:
- a CDS encoding VanZ family protein, with protein sequence MKILLKRKTIVKILLCVVWLGVIFYNGTRPGEASQKTSRGLIEFAGGVMNISPATIQKVGVKFNDVNYYVRKNAHFFQYFVFSILLCSIVMQSKLQRSNKIWMLLFLLLLFPVIDEFIQKYIPSRTSNVLDIVIDFSGGVLGMLIVGVRGHVTHLKKGKRTIGS encoded by the coding sequence ATGAAGATTTTATTAAAAAGAAAAACAATAGTGAAGATTTTATTATGTGTTGTTTGGTTAGGGGTAATTTTTTATAATGGTACAAGGCCAGGGGAAGCATCACAAAAGACTAGTAGAGGTCTTATAGAGTTTGCAGGCGGGGTTATGAATATTTCGCCAGCTACTATACAAAAAGTAGGTGTTAAATTTAATGATGTTAATTATTATGTAAGAAAAAATGCACATTTTTTTCAATACTTTGTATTTAGCATATTGTTATGTTCTATAGTAATGCAGTCTAAATTACAAAGAAGTAATAAAATATGGATGTTGCTATTTTTACTTTTACTATTTCCTGTGATAGATGAATTTATTCAAAAATATATACCCAGCAGAACCTCCAATGTTCTTGATATAGTAATTGACTTTAGTGGTGGGGTTCTAGGAATGTTGATAGTAGGTGTACGGGGCCATGTTACACATCTGAAAAAAGGGAAAAGAACGATAGGCTCATAA
- a CDS encoding GtrA family protein — MLVRYGLVGLLGTIIHFGSLILLVEFANFDPVLGSALGFLLVLVISYILNRTWTFQSKSRDVRQFLIYSIVSLIGLGLNSTIIFISVHLLKWNYIYGQCLVVLVVPVSNYLLNSLWTFRD; from the coding sequence GTGCTAGTACGTTATGGTCTGGTTGGTTTACTAGGTACTATCATCCATTTTGGGAGTCTTATTTTACTTGTTGAATTTGCAAATTTTGATCCTGTTCTTGGATCCGCTTTAGGGTTTTTGCTGGTACTCGTGATTTCTTATATTTTAAATCGAACATGGACATTTCAGTCGAAAAGCAGAGATGTACGGCAATTTTTAATCTATTCAATAGTTTCTTTGATTGGACTAGGGTTAAATAGTACCATAATATTTATTAGTGTTCATCTCCTTAAATGGAACTATATTTATGGACAGTGCTTGGTGGTTCTTGTAGTTCCTGTATCCAATTATTTATTGAATAGTTTATGGACTTTTCGAGATTAG
- a CDS encoding glycosyltransferase family 2 protein produces the protein MGKQNPVRLGEILVENGWISEYDLNKALDYQKMYGGLLGNILIDFGWAEESKVVEAIKLIHSKGKIGELLIDLGILTVEQLDSALEFQQKSGGALGEILLSLGLVDAQTLFRTIATQQGMGRIGSEFTIDFSVKIPEEIANRFQAIVLRANLHRVVVAVAKILSKEQVNILESTLENKIEQVISTHDEMEMLWSLVYPGELMMISTEKLANERPDQSARTIFTRRQIILIVTILVLIVLRLCFNRFKTALIINIFIQVVYFIVVLLKFFMIMQGTRNGAQIRITDEEVESLDERKLPVYTILVPMYKESRVILALLENLELLDYPKHKLDIRLLVEEDDVEAQELLESQKLKYYYTIIVVPHALPKTKPKACNYGLINARGEYTVIYDAEDRPDLDQLKKVYLAFARSPESCCCIQGKLNYYNSNQNMLTRWFTQEYSMWFDLLLPGLMKLNIPIPLGGTSNHFKTEILKSLNAWDPYNVTEDADLGIRLYASGYTTGIVNSRTWEEANSRIGNWIRQRSRWIKGYMQTWLVHMRFPLRLWRQVGTRGMIGLQVITLATPILPLINPFLWLMLLLWFTTHYHLIPMLFPGPIYYMAAIELIIGNFIFVFSNIVGVFWVIDDLQEKGNYALSFKLVKYALLTPIYWALMSIAAYKAVWQLITNPFYWEKTDHGLTKFEN, from the coding sequence ATGGGCAAGCAGAATCCGGTTCGATTAGGAGAAATTTTGGTTGAAAATGGGTGGATATCAGAATATGATTTGAATAAAGCACTTGATTATCAGAAAATGTATGGTGGGCTTCTTGGAAATATCTTGATTGATTTTGGATGGGCGGAGGAGTCTAAGGTTGTTGAGGCAATCAAACTTATCCACTCGAAAGGAAAGATTGGAGAATTACTTATTGATCTTGGTATTTTGACAGTGGAGCAGTTGGATAGCGCTCTAGAATTCCAACAAAAAAGTGGGGGCGCACTAGGTGAGATTTTATTATCGCTAGGACTAGTGGATGCACAGACCTTATTTAGAACTATTGCCACGCAACAAGGTATGGGGCGAATTGGGTCTGAATTTACTATAGATTTTTCAGTGAAAATCCCTGAGGAGATAGCAAATAGATTTCAAGCAATAGTCCTTAGAGCGAATTTACACAGGGTTGTTGTGGCTGTGGCTAAAATACTTTCAAAAGAGCAGGTTAACATCCTAGAATCGACACTTGAAAACAAAATTGAACAGGTCATATCAACGCATGACGAGATGGAGATGCTTTGGAGTCTTGTTTATCCTGGTGAATTAATGATGATTAGTACCGAAAAACTGGCTAATGAAAGACCTGACCAATCTGCACGTACTATATTCACCAGGCGACAGATCATATTAATTGTGACGATCTTAGTATTAATTGTCCTTAGACTTTGTTTTAATAGGTTTAAGACAGCATTAATTATTAATATATTTATCCAGGTGGTATATTTCATAGTAGTATTACTTAAGTTTTTTATGATTATGCAGGGAACACGTAATGGTGCCCAGATAAGAATAACTGATGAAGAAGTTGAATCATTGGATGAACGCAAGCTGCCAGTCTACACTATTCTGGTGCCTATGTATAAGGAGAGTCGAGTGATTTTAGCGTTACTAGAAAATTTGGAACTACTTGATTATCCTAAACATAAATTAGATATTCGTCTTTTGGTAGAAGAAGATGATGTGGAGGCGCAGGAACTTCTAGAATCTCAAAAATTGAAGTACTATTATACAATTATTGTAGTACCTCACGCACTACCAAAGACAAAACCGAAGGCTTGCAATTATGGGCTTATTAATGCAAGAGGTGAGTATACGGTTATTTATGATGCAGAGGATCGCCCTGATTTGGATCAATTAAAAAAAGTCTATCTTGCTTTTGCACGAAGTCCGGAGTCTTGCTGTTGTATTCAAGGTAAGCTTAACTATTATAATAGCAACCAGAATATGTTAACTCGTTGGTTTACTCAAGAATATAGCATGTGGTTCGATTTACTTTTACCAGGTCTTATGAAACTAAATATTCCGATTCCGCTTGGAGGTACGTCAAATCATTTCAAAACAGAGATTTTAAAAAGTCTGAACGCTTGGGATCCATATAATGTAACGGAAGATGCTGATTTAGGGATTCGGCTTTATGCATCGGGTTATACAACAGGTATTGTGAACTCAAGGACCTGGGAAGAAGCAAATAGCCGTATTGGCAATTGGATTAGACAAAGATCACGTTGGATTAAGGGATATATGCAGACATGGCTAGTACACATGAGATTTCCCTTACGTTTGTGGCGTCAAGTTGGGACCAGAGGTATGATAGGATTACAGGTTATTACCTTAGCAACGCCAATACTCCCATTAATTAATCCATTTTTATGGTTGATGCTTTTATTGTGGTTTACAACTCATTATCATCTTATTCCAATGTTATTTCCAGGACCAATCTATTACATGGCAGCAATAGAACTTATAATTGGAAATTTTATTTTTGTATTTAGTAACATCGTTGGGGTATTCTGGGTGATTGATGATCTACAGGAAAAGGGAAATTATGCACTTTCTTTTAAGTTGGTTAAATATGCACTCCTTACACCAATCTATTGGGCTTTAATGAGCATAGCAGCATATAAAGCGGTTTGGCAATTAATTACAAATCCGTTTTATTGGGAAAAGACAGACCATGGATTGACAAAATTTGAAAATTAA
- a CDS encoding glycosyltransferase family 2 protein, translating into MNQAIIEVSVVIPVWNEAQHLHQTLKTIDKFIRQSTKSFELIIVDDGSTDETWVEIMAVCSEIPQVEGIRLSRNFGKERALCAGLEHAKGQAVIIMDGDLQHPPELIPQMIDYWRSNTAKIVECVKRRRGKESFGYGMGAKLFYWLLQKLTRYDLHGASDYKLLDRQVVEAWAIMPERITFFRGMTAWLGFSRIQIEFDVAPRIEGTTSWKFTTLVRLALHAVVTFTSWPLSFVFIIGMMFFVGSVILGIQTLYMKLMGVAVTGFTTVILLLLSMNSMIMLGIGILGEYIAAIYDEVKGRPRYIVSQRTQNVLSDENICDQ; encoded by the coding sequence ATGAATCAGGCGATAATCGAGGTATCTGTAGTTATACCAGTATGGAATGAAGCTCAGCATTTACATCAGACGCTCAAAACAATTGATAAATTTATCAGGCAGTCTACCAAATCTTTTGAACTAATTATTGTTGATGACGGTTCAACTGACGAAACATGGGTTGAAATTATGGCTGTTTGCTCCGAAATTCCTCAGGTGGAAGGTATTCGCCTTAGTAGAAATTTTGGTAAGGAGCGGGCACTTTGCGCGGGACTAGAGCATGCAAAGGGTCAAGCAGTGATTATTATGGATGGGGATCTTCAGCATCCACCAGAGTTAATTCCGCAGATGATTGATTATTGGCGCTCGAATACAGCAAAAATTGTTGAATGTGTAAAAAGGAGACGTGGTAAGGAGTCTTTTGGCTATGGTATGGGTGCAAAGCTATTTTACTGGTTACTTCAGAAGCTTACAAGATATGATTTACATGGTGCAAGTGATTATAAGCTTCTTGATCGTCAAGTTGTTGAAGCTTGGGCCATCATGCCAGAACGTATAACTTTTTTTCGTGGTATGACAGCATGGTTAGGATTCTCTCGGATTCAAATTGAGTTTGATGTAGCGCCGCGGATTGAAGGCACGACGAGTTGGAAATTTACAACTCTTGTTAGATTGGCTCTTCATGCGGTTGTGACTTTTACATCATGGCCACTATCATTTGTTTTCATTATTGGAATGATGTTTTTTGTTGGGTCCGTAATCCTTGGGATTCAAACTCTTTATATGAAATTAATGGGGGTAGCTGTAACTGGATTTACAACAGTTATCTTGTTGTTGCTTAGCATGAATAGCATGATTATGCTAGGTATTGGGATTCTTGGCGAATATATTGCAGCAATTTATGATGAGGTAAAAGGGCGACCAAGATATATAGTCAGTCAGAGAACTCAAAATGTTCTATCAGATGAAAATATATGTGACCAATAA
- a CDS encoding ArnT family glycosyltransferase, with protein MLILNIGGEYIADLEGNLRIRNDKRIVWIIGSAVFLLECIAGYYYNVYVGYYHSDGISRVANAFYVLYSRNPHLGAIGFVWTPLPSMIDLGFLLLYPLIPAMATKGIAGMLMSAIFASLTASILVRAFIKRGISHLYAVIFTLLYSLNPMVFIFGFNGLSDAPFIFFVILSIISFLNWVDEHKLGDLVVVSFALALAFWCRYEAVPFAFSMAIGCVIIAMLVSRNASPPSKGDTRYKWSWAEGILTIIVTPLCYSIILWVLFNMIIMHNPLYFLNGDYSNTAQIQGHLSSAKYVAMVSAPVKACIFALKKILVFSAPLIAILIIKLLNRRLWRWDTLILLGMFISIPMLQVIMLVKGTTLGWLRYFMYVLPVSFAWLPYELSKVKRKWVFIIPIMGMVANFIILSYVITQPTIAPDENTFIQNSFNHHNQTYYDEKQFSDIAGYLDENYHNSNLLVDSFSAYLIILKTQFPKRLYISSDYYFNEAISDPQKYGVNYILIPKPGSSSVISAINNAYPNLFEHGAEWAELVKDFDSKWRLYKVIRRTGGNVQ; from the coding sequence TTGTTAATTTTAAATATAGGAGGTGAGTATATAGCTGATTTAGAAGGTAATTTACGAATCCGTAATGATAAAAGAATTGTTTGGATAATAGGGAGCGCTGTATTTTTACTAGAATGTATAGCAGGTTATTATTACAATGTTTATGTCGGATATTATCATAGTGATGGAATTAGTAGAGTGGCCAATGCGTTTTATGTTTTATACAGCCGTAACCCTCATTTGGGTGCAATAGGATTTGTTTGGACTCCCTTACCGAGTATGATAGATTTGGGATTTCTGTTGTTATATCCATTGATCCCTGCAATGGCAACCAAGGGAATTGCAGGGATGCTTATGAGTGCTATTTTTGCTTCATTGACTGCAAGTATATTGGTGAGAGCTTTTATTAAACGTGGTATTTCGCATTTGTATGCGGTTATTTTTACACTGTTATATTCACTAAATCCAATGGTTTTCATATTTGGATTTAATGGTTTAAGTGATGCTCCGTTTATATTTTTCGTAATTCTGAGTATTATATCTTTTTTAAATTGGGTTGACGAGCATAAACTAGGTGACTTGGTAGTAGTGAGTTTTGCTTTAGCATTAGCCTTTTGGTGTCGGTATGAAGCAGTCCCATTTGCTTTTAGTATGGCTATCGGATGTGTTATTATCGCAATGCTGGTTAGCAGAAATGCATCTCCACCTAGCAAAGGAGATACCCGTTATAAATGGTCATGGGCGGAGGGCATACTCACGATTATTGTTACACCACTTTGTTATTCTATAATATTGTGGGTTTTGTTTAATATGATAATTATGCATAATCCGCTGTATTTCTTAAATGGAGATTATTCGAATACTGCTCAGATTCAGGGACACTTAAGCTCAGCAAAATATGTAGCTATGGTCAGTGCACCTGTAAAAGCTTGTATTTTTGCTCTAAAAAAGATTTTGGTGTTTTCCGCACCTTTGATAGCAATATTAATTATTAAATTGCTTAATCGCCGCTTGTGGCGATGGGATACGCTAATCCTTCTGGGTATGTTTATTTCTATACCTATGTTGCAAGTTATTATGCTGGTAAAGGGCACAACATTAGGATGGTTAAGATATTTTATGTATGTGCTACCAGTATCATTTGCCTGGTTGCCATATGAGCTAAGCAAGGTTAAACGTAAGTGGGTGTTTATCATTCCTATTATGGGAATGGTAGCAAATTTTATTATTTTATCATATGTCATTACTCAGCCTACCATTGCGCCTGATGAAAACACTTTTATTCAGAATTCATTTAATCATCATAATCAAACTTATTATGATGAAAAACAATTTAGCGATATCGCAGGGTATTTAGACGAAAACTATCATAATAGTAACCTTTTGGTAGATTCATTCTCTGCTTATTTAATTATTTTGAAGACCCAGTTTCCGAAACGTTTGTATATATCTAGTGATTATTATTTTAATGAGGCCATCTCAGACCCACAAAAATATGGAGTTAACTATATTTTGATTCCAAAACCTGGATCATCATCTGTGATTAGTGCAATTAATAATGCTTATCCCAATTTGTTTGAGCATGGGGCTGAATGGGCTGAACTTGTAAAGGACTTTGATTCAAAGTGGCGACTGTACAAGGTAATAAGAAGGACAGGAGGAAATGTACAATGA
- a CDS encoding VanZ family protein, producing MKKLSVILCLLWMGFIFYNSSRPATISDKQSYGIINSIRSGKSVLEGKTNTAKVKSTVLPEGIRNQKIDVIIRKNAHAFEYCMLAVFVANLLFLFGVKGKNALIYIMFICLFYAVTDEFHQSFVLGRGSLVSDVLIDFMGSLIGLGIFYLAYYKIYTKHITKRRTAAQGFMK from the coding sequence TTGAAAAAATTAAGTGTTATTTTATGTTTATTATGGATGGGATTTATATTTTATAATTCTTCTAGACCTGCTACAATATCAGATAAGCAGAGTTATGGGATTATTAATTCCATAAGAAGTGGAAAAAGTGTTCTGGAGGGTAAAACTAATACAGCTAAAGTTAAAAGCACTGTGCTACCCGAAGGTATAAGAAATCAAAAAATAGATGTAATTATAAGAAAAAATGCGCATGCTTTTGAATATTGCATGTTAGCAGTATTTGTTGCAAATCTTTTATTTCTATTTGGGGTTAAAGGGAAAAATGCATTGATTTACATTATGTTTATATGTTTATTTTATGCAGTAACTGATGAATTCCATCAGTCGTTTGTTTTAGGGAGAGGTTCACTCGTAAGTGATGTGTTGATAGACTTTATGGGTTCTTTAATAGGCCTCGGAATTTTCTATTTAGCATATTATAAGATATACACTAAACATATAACAAAGAGGAGAACTGCGGCGCAAGGTTTTATGAAATAG
- a CDS encoding DL-endopeptidase inhibitor IseA family protein, whose protein sequence is MKKNIKIIFSIVVVLVIGIGAYGKYTDYKVNNDIKKIISIQNQKSEAEVIRDYNLLLFKYKNNSKVYVALNNYYISKDKLDKAIDAIYKGLEQNKNTKLLTQVLLQDMQNATLQEGYLRVIKGSSIASSDKIPVKTKDGTTVFLELDMDTNKIDTSKEGFTELKGKEKYTGTAISVGVETLEFTGNTMGNNLIGGKMAFKDGWIYFRDPVRHSLCKMREDLSGEIQLDEKAEPSFINIKDNNIYFIDSKSGKYCSLVKTDLDGKNKQVIRQNASYDYIVGDNIYYTETTGEHNGWQIVRLNKMNFKFEDVEKNISTNMGYISVINSKYNYSYNKNGGFIAAGKNKPTWGFGDTINYKNLTSAEVYKGEVYGNIGNASQDKIGFGKLDIENNTQNIMIENVENFNCIGNEIYYINEDGIFRASVDGTNNIKLMDIDAKPYEVSLYSIANNMYVYSNEIKIVKKDKQETVVKTNVPDIKNEGIIKFCNDANKSISDIISKRRLDQIQTGSTFYVGLDEPYSSKEKIKVALSKYFTKAYVGKFMGGQTFVIKDGKLYMIAGDSGVGAGYIYTTIQNRLNKGKVIQAVSNGIYYDDESDTENGDIKLMIEDGKWKIDSFRSVIN, encoded by the coding sequence ATGAAAAAAAACATAAAAATTATATTTTCGATTGTAGTTGTATTAGTAATTGGTATTGGAGCATATGGTAAGTATACAGATTACAAAGTAAATAACGATATTAAAAAAATTATAAGTATACAAAATCAAAAATCAGAGGCTGAGGTTATAAGAGATTATAATCTTTTATTGTTTAAATATAAGAACAATAGTAAAGTCTATGTAGCTCTAAATAACTACTATATAAGTAAAGATAAATTAGATAAAGCTATTGATGCAATATATAAGGGGCTAGAGCAAAACAAGAATACTAAGCTTCTTACACAGGTGCTTTTACAAGACATGCAAAATGCAACATTACAAGAGGGATATTTAAGAGTTATTAAAGGTAGTTCAATTGCTAGCAGTGATAAGATTCCTGTAAAAACAAAGGATGGAACTACTGTTTTTTTAGAATTAGATATGGATACTAATAAAATAGACACTTCAAAAGAAGGGTTTACAGAGTTAAAGGGTAAAGAAAAATATACAGGTACCGCTATAAGTGTTGGCGTTGAAACTTTAGAGTTTACTGGAAATACTATGGGAAATAATTTAATCGGTGGTAAAATGGCGTTTAAGGATGGATGGATATATTTTAGAGACCCTGTACGTCATAGCTTATGTAAAATGAGGGAAGATTTAAGCGGGGAGATACAATTAGATGAAAAAGCAGAGCCATCATTCATTAATATTAAGGATAATAATATTTATTTTATTGATAGCAAAAGTGGTAAATATTGTTCATTAGTAAAAACAGATTTAGATGGTAAAAATAAGCAGGTTATACGGCAAAATGCTAGCTATGATTATATAGTAGGAGATAATATATATTATACAGAAACTACAGGGGAACATAATGGATGGCAGATAGTTCGCTTAAACAAAATGAATTTTAAATTTGAAGATGTAGAAAAAAATATTTCAACAAATATGGGATATATTAGCGTTATAAATAGCAAATACAATTATTCATATAATAAAAATGGTGGGTTTATAGCGGCAGGAAAAAATAAACCTACGTGGGGTTTTGGCGACACCATTAATTATAAAAATTTGACATCGGCAGAAGTTTATAAAGGCGAGGTGTATGGAAATATAGGCAATGCTAGTCAAGATAAAATTGGTTTTGGGAAACTAGATATTGAAAATAATACGCAAAATATAATGATAGAAAATGTAGAAAACTTTAATTGTATTGGTAACGAAATTTATTATATAAATGAGGATGGTATATTTAGGGCATCTGTTGATGGAACAAATAATATCAAACTTATGGATATTGATGCAAAGCCGTATGAGGTATCTTTATATAGCATTGCAAATAATATGTATGTCTATTCCAATGAAATAAAAATAGTGAAAAAAGATAAACAGGAAACTGTTGTAAAAACAAATGTGCCTGACATAAAAAACGAAGGTATAATTAAATTTTGTAATGATGCTAATAAATCAATTTCTGATATTATATCTAAAAGAAGGTTAGATCAAATTCAAACTGGTTCTACGTTTTATGTTGGTTTGGATGAGCCATATTCAAGCAAAGAAAAAATAAAGGTGGCACTCTCTAAATATTTTACAAAAGCATATGTGGGAAAATTTATGGGTGGACAAACCTTTGTTATAAAAGATGGAAAGTTATATATGATAGCTGGTGATTCAGGTGTAGGTGCAGGATATATCTATACAACTATACAAAATAGATTAAATAAAGGGAAAGTTATTCAGGCTGTATCCAATGGGATTTATTATGATGATGAATCTGATACTGAAAATGGGGATATAAAACTTATGATAGAAGATGGAAAATGGAAAATAGATAGTTTTCGTAGTGTAATTAATTAA
- a CDS encoding ImmA/IrrE family metallo-endopeptidase has product MSISYLIENPLQVKNKFEIQADKFAAEILINYEIKDQGYGQLDIEQISSLICVPTKLIKYKLNI; this is encoded by the coding sequence ATGTCTATAAGTTACCTTATTGAAAACCCATTGCAAGTTAAAAATAAATTTGAAATTCAAGCAGATAAATTTGCTGCTGAAATTTTAATCAATTATGAGATTAAAGATCAAGGATATGGACAGCTAGATATTGAGCAAATTAGCTCCTTAATTTGTGTTCCTACAAAATTAATAAAATATAAATTAAATATATAG
- a CDS encoding DUF3990 domain-containing protein has translation MILYHGSYCHIDKPHISFSREDLDFARGFYVTVIQEQAINWTNRFKRREHKAYLNIYSLQLEDINNRYKVKEFLSYDMEWLDFILDSRNGSKDYLKYDVIIGGIADDKVYNTIELYQDNLIDKEEALKRLKYYKPNHQMCIVNQEVIDKYLKYEDSKEV, from the coding sequence ATGATATTATATCATGGATCTTATTGCCACATAGATAAACCTCATATAAGTTTTTCAAGGGAGGATTTGGACTTTGCAAGAGGATTTTATGTAACAGTAATCCAAGAACAAGCCATTAACTGGACAAATAGATTTAAAAGAAGAGAGCACAAGGCATATTTGAATATCTATAGCCTGCAGTTAGAAGATATAAATAATAGATATAAGGTTAAAGAATTTTTGAGTTATGATATGGAATGGTTAGATTTTATTTTGGATTCTAGAAATGGTAGTAAAGATTATTTGAAATATGATGTAATTATAGGTGGCATAGCTGATGATAAAGTTTATAATACAATTGAGTTATATCAGGATAACTTAATCGATAAAGAAGAGGCTCTTAAAAGATTGAAATACTACAAACCCAATCATCAAATGTGTATAGTTAATCAAGAAGTCATTGATAAATATTTAAAATATGAAGACAGTAAGGAAGTGTAA
- a CDS encoding DUF3791 domain-containing protein, producing the protein MNEKVLEFTIFCVESLAEKLNIGAKKTYKLLKFDTDVLDHYIIPCYEALHSQSKHYIVEDLIEVLKEKGVLI; encoded by the coding sequence GTGAATGAGAAAGTATTAGAATTTACAATTTTTTGCGTAGAAAGTCTAGCAGAAAAATTAAATATAGGTGCAAAAAAAACATATAAATTACTTAAGTTTGATACGGATGTTTTAGATCATTATATTATACCTTGCTATGAAGCATTACATTCTCAAAGTAAACATTATATCGTAGAAGACTTGATAGAAGTGCTAAAAGAAAAGGGCGTTTTAATATGA
- a CDS encoding ImmA/IrrE family metallo-endopeptidase, whose protein sequence is MNVIKDTVSSLFIIYGTLNPFELCEHLNIKIIISNLGNEIKGFFQRTHGYEMIHINSGIEDHEMKYVCAHELGHAILHSNMSISYLIENPLQVKNKFEIQADKFAAEILINYEIKDQGYGQLDIEQISSLICVPTKLIKYKLNI, encoded by the coding sequence ATGAATGTTATTAAAGATACTGTTTCATCTCTTTTTATAATCTATGGTACTTTAAATCCGTTTGAACTATGTGAACATCTCAACATAAAAATTATAATAAGTAATCTGGGAAATGAAATAAAAGGATTCTTCCAGAGAACACATGGGTATGAAATGATCCATATAAATTCTGGGATTGAAGACCATGAAATGAAATATGTTTGTGCTCATGAACTTGGTCATGCAATTCTTCATAGCAATATGTCTATAAGTTACCTTATTGAAAATCCATTGCAAGTTAAAAATAAATTTGAAATTCAAGCAGATAAATTTGCTGCTGAAATTCTAATTAATTATGAGATTAAAGATCAAGGATATGGACAGCTAGATATTGAGCAAATTAGCTCCTTAATTTGTGTTCCTACAAAATTAATAAAATATAAATTAAATATATAA
- a CDS encoding helix-turn-helix domain-containing protein translates to MVLSKKEVGLLINKARKHKSKIIGGKYTQSMLAMDLELSRGYIGDIENGRIYPNYVLLNKIAEKCEVPLGFFVDEEKSDIDIDITKTEDEEIIKSSLADKSTSDFDEITDVKEAMDIILSQSGLMLNGEMLSKESKIALANAIQMGIAYAEKMQNEENK, encoded by the coding sequence ATGGTTTTATCTAAAAAAGAAGTTGGTTTATTAATAAACAAAGCGCGTAAGCACAAATCCAAAATAATTGGTGGGAAATATACTCAAAGCATGTTAGCAATGGATTTAGAACTTTCGAGAGGATATATTGGTGATATTGAGAATGGTAGAATTTACCCTAACTATGTTCTTTTAAATAAAATTGCAGAAAAGTGTGAAGTTCCTTTAGGCTTTTTTGTAGATGAGGAGAAATCAGATATAGATATAGATATTACTAAAACTGAGGATGAAGAAATAATTAAAAGTTCTTTAGCAGATAAATCCACATCAGACTTTGATGAGATAACGGATGTAAAAGAGGCTATGGATATTATTCTCTCGCAATCAGGACTTATGTTAAATGGAGAGATGTTATCAAAGGAAAGCAAAATAGCTTTAGCAAACGCTATACAAATGGGAATTGCTTATGCAGAAAAAATGCAAAATGAAGAAAACAAATAA
- a CDS encoding helix-turn-helix transcriptional regulator, with translation MISETFNNLTWYKKMEVLRVIKGWGQRQAGLKCFTTNKNYWLWEKGKSYPNHSSRRSIANAFGVSVEYIFPPTDKIISNFNNKKMTIIN, from the coding sequence ATGATATCAGAAACATTTAATAACCTTACTTGGTATAAAAAGATGGAAGTTTTAAGAGTAATAAAAGGATGGGGGCAAAGACAAGCCGGACTAAAATGTTTTACAACTAATAAAAATTATTGGCTCTGGGAAAAGGGTAAAAGTTATCCAAATCATTCAAGTAGGAGATCAATAGCAAATGCTTTTGGAGTAAGTGTGGAATATATATTCCCTCCAACTGATAAAATCATAAGTAATTTTAACAATAAAAAAATGACAATAATTAATTGA